In the Gymnodinialimonas sp. 202GB13-11 genome, one interval contains:
- a CDS encoding helix-turn-helix domain-containing protein, whose translation MTDLNEPTPKHAPIAVSPDEAARLAGIGRTTLYAALAKGDLPSIKIGTRRLVRVEAIREWLARHEA comes from the coding sequence ATGACAGACCTGAATGAACCAACCCCGAAACATGCCCCTATCGCCGTATCCCCGGACGAAGCGGCGCGCCTTGCGGGCATCGGGCGCACGACGCTTTACGCGGCATTGGCTAAAGGCGATCTTCCCAGCATCAAAATCGGCACGCGACGGCTGGTCCGGGTGGAGGCTATCCGCGAATGGCTGGCTCGGCATGAGGCGTAA
- a CDS encoding tyrosine-type recombinase/integrase: MTTQLNEKNERTKREFLTFRKHAKQVSNKTLDREIAHLERFDAWNRRKDFAKFHIDWAVGFREHLDHAKGTNGKPLAKSTTRAIMATMREFTLWLSQQDGFRRRIKAADASYFQLSRRDEAEARAAPERPAPSIRQAKRALAMMPSETPRQMRDKAILALLCLTGIRVEALTSLKIKHVDLDEKSVTQNPREVATKFGRRIDTFFAKEFTEAEAPLRQWMTYLDEIALYSPDDPLFPATALTAQSNRGFKASGFTRAHWKTTEPVRKIVNSAFETAGLPAYGPHAFRHMLARHAAKNSKSVAEFIANAQNLGHSDPLITLRSYGQISRDAQRRLITGESE, encoded by the coding sequence ATGACCACCCAACTCAACGAGAAAAACGAGCGGACCAAGCGAGAGTTCCTGACTTTTCGCAAGCACGCAAAGCAGGTTTCGAACAAGACCCTGGATCGTGAGATTGCCCATCTTGAACGCTTCGACGCTTGGAACAGACGCAAGGATTTCGCCAAGTTCCACATTGACTGGGCCGTGGGCTTTCGCGAGCACCTCGATCACGCAAAGGGCACGAACGGCAAACCCCTCGCCAAATCTACGACCCGCGCGATCATGGCCACGATGCGTGAGTTCACCCTTTGGCTGTCTCAGCAAGACGGGTTCCGACGCAGGATCAAGGCCGCCGACGCAAGCTATTTCCAACTGTCCCGACGCGATGAAGCCGAAGCCCGCGCCGCCCCCGAACGGCCCGCGCCCAGCATTCGCCAAGCCAAGCGCGCCTTAGCGATGATGCCCAGCGAGACCCCGCGCCAGATGCGGGACAAGGCGATCCTCGCACTTCTGTGCTTAACCGGCATCCGCGTCGAGGCGCTAACATCGCTTAAGATCAAGCATGTGGACTTGGACGAAAAATCCGTCACTCAAAACCCACGTGAGGTGGCCACCAAGTTCGGCAGGCGGATCGACACGTTCTTTGCCAAGGAGTTCACGGAGGCCGAAGCCCCGCTGCGCCAATGGATGACCTACCTCGACGAGATTGCGCTCTACAGCCCCGACGATCCGCTGTTTCCCGCCACGGCCCTGACAGCACAGTCAAACAGAGGGTTCAAGGCTTCTGGCTTCACCCGCGCGCATTGGAAAACAACTGAACCTGTGCGCAAGATCGTCAACAGCGCGTTCGAGACCGCCGGTTTGCCGGCTTATGGCCCACACGCGTTCAGGCACATGCTCGCGCGACACGCCGCGAAGAACAGCAAATCCGTAGCCGAGTTCATCGCCAACGCTCAGAATCTGGGCCACTCGGACCCACTGATTACCCTGCGAAGCTATGGGCAAATCAGCCGAGACGCCCAGCGACGCCTTATCACCGGGGAAAGCGAGTGA
- a CDS encoding NUDIX domain-containing protein: MSPIFLFGALCHQPLLDVVAGVELRMEAAALRGYRAAWVKGKSWPMLEKQADGLAEGALILPEPRILNRLDFYEACFAYTRSKVQVVWDGAEIEAEAWFPPEDTAQEPGEDWSLALWARQWGEVQCVAAAEVMRQMGIVAPDQVGGRFPIIRARADAFVRASRWRRPGHVGAKMPGDQIVHHGTHHAYDGFFNAEEMQASHPRFDGGVNGPLKRSVFRVADAVTVLPYDPVRDRILLVQQFRFGAYAHGDANPWLLEPIAGMIDAGETPETAARREAREEANLTLGDLHFVGRYYPSPGGVAQVLFSYLAIADLPDSIAGLGGHADENEDILSHLVPYDMARKLLAEGDMADAAQIVTMQYLMLHRDRLRATVRLG; encoded by the coding sequence AACCGCTGCTGGATGTGGTGGCGGGCGTCGAATTGCGTATGGAAGCCGCTGCGTTGCGCGGCTACCGGGCGGCGTGGGTGAAGGGCAAATCCTGGCCGATGCTGGAAAAGCAGGCCGATGGATTGGCCGAGGGTGCGCTGATCCTGCCCGAGCCGCGCATTCTGAACCGTCTGGATTTTTACGAGGCCTGTTTCGCCTACACGCGCAGCAAAGTTCAGGTTGTGTGGGACGGGGCCGAGATCGAGGCGGAGGCTTGGTTCCCGCCAGAGGACACGGCGCAGGAACCCGGCGAGGATTGGTCACTTGCGCTTTGGGCCCGCCAATGGGGCGAAGTTCAGTGCGTAGCGGCCGCAGAGGTCATGCGTCAGATGGGTATCGTGGCCCCCGATCAGGTGGGCGGGCGTTTTCCGATTATCCGTGCCCGCGCCGATGCATTTGTCCGCGCCAGCCGCTGGCGCAGACCGGGCCATGTTGGCGCAAAGATGCCGGGCGATCAAATCGTTCATCATGGCACCCACCACGCCTATGACGGCTTCTTCAACGCAGAGGAGATGCAGGCCAGCCATCCCCGTTTTGACGGTGGGGTGAATGGACCGTTGAAGCGGTCCGTGTTTCGGGTGGCCGATGCCGTCACCGTTCTGCCCTATGACCCGGTGCGCGACCGCATCCTTCTGGTGCAGCAATTCCGCTTTGGCGCCTATGCCCATGGCGACGCGAACCCATGGCTGTTGGAACCTATCGCTGGCATGATCGATGCAGGCGAAACGCCAGAAACAGCGGCGCGGCGCGAGGCACGGGAAGAGGCGAACCTGACCCTTGGGGACCTGCATTTCGTCGGGCGCTATTATCCATCCCCCGGTGGCGTGGCGCAGGTTTTGTTCTCTTACCTCGCGATTGCCGATCTGCCAGACAGCATTGCGGGTCTTGGCGGCCATGCTGACGAGAATGAAGATATTCTCAGCCATCTTGTGCCCTATGACATGGCGCGCAAGTTGTTGGCCGAAGGGGATATGGCCGATGCGGCGCAGATCGTGACTATGCAATACCTGATGCTGCATCGTGATCGGCTGCGCGCGACCGTGCGCCTTGGATAG
- a CDS encoding helix-turn-helix domain-containing protein has protein sequence MNAVSLLCEIIGQTGKVAAQACRDDAGYGALLDAGLLKGDGLVEAVLCENCDVAHDAEIVFEGGSYGHFCPELGFVSVEREDIVAIRPDISALVEHLRAAFECPPGGISQLGPRTWRVGLADTPGGRAVVYFHTCLQNDDDLVSLENALRAEIRRDYVLVVTAAGHLPYREAATCTLAQLVQLDLGTAHLRNSVSVAEAVGAPPTPTGGRPSVYRERLQALLAERAAQGLAEDGRNEEAAAVLNAYVERFPRDAVPSRVTVQRSVTRFRAGS, from the coding sequence TTGAACGCGGTTTCCTTACTCTGTGAGATCATCGGGCAAACGGGAAAAGTCGCGGCGCAGGCATGTCGTGATGATGCGGGGTATGGCGCTTTGCTGGATGCAGGTTTGCTCAAAGGCGACGGCTTGGTGGAAGCGGTGCTCTGCGAGAATTGCGATGTTGCGCACGATGCCGAGATCGTCTTCGAGGGCGGTTCATACGGGCATTTTTGTCCGGAACTAGGCTTTGTTTCCGTTGAGCGTGAGGACATTGTCGCCATCCGGCCCGACATTTCGGCGCTGGTGGAACACCTACGCGCCGCCTTTGAGTGTCCGCCGGGGGGCATTTCACAACTCGGGCCGCGCACATGGCGCGTCGGGCTGGCTGACACACCCGGCGGTCGAGCGGTTGTTTACTTCCACACCTGCCTTCAAAATGACGATGATCTAGTCAGTCTTGAAAATGCGCTGCGCGCTGAAATCCGGCGCGACTACGTCCTTGTCGTCACCGCCGCTGGGCATTTGCCGTATCGTGAGGCCGCAACCTGCACCCTCGCCCAGCTGGTGCAGTTGGATTTGGGGACCGCGCACCTGCGAAACAGTGTGAGCGTGGCCGAAGCCGTAGGTGCGCCGCCAACCCCTACCGGTGGGCGACCGAGTGTTTACCGCGAGCGCTTGCAGGCTTTGCTTGCGGAACGTGCTGCGCAAGGATTGGCAGAGGATGGGCGCAACGAGGAGGCAGCCGCTGTGCTAAATGCCTACGTTGAGCGTTTTCCACGCGATGCAGTGCCCTCACGCGTGACCGTTCAACGAAGTGTCACCAGGTTTAGAGCTGGATCATAA
- a CDS encoding GMP synthase yields the protein MTNSILRTAVWNLASNDRFGGGAGDGILAEDPQAARQALGLAHLDADLVTLVEVFPITHIERLRDLLAEKDLTYDITILPQPDSHLHIGFLHKPHVQVSNVRFIPGSEGTYQGGRQAIAVDVRAGQRFKAVVIGVHLKSGRDKPNQDKRDSQCRVIGDWITDLHNTPGYKQHTICLMGDFNMIPGQDVSNFHHLGGDDVMDFTSSWDLQDRWSHILSSGRANLLDGFAVSRRFSTRYIQGSLRLFPMHWAFKMGRAKFRDHVSDHLPFTASFRLF from the coding sequence ATGACCAACTCAATCCTTCGCACCGCCGTCTGGAACCTCGCCTCGAATGACCGCTTCGGTGGCGGGGCAGGCGATGGCATCTTGGCCGAAGACCCACAAGCCGCACGGCAGGCCCTTGGTCTTGCCCATCTTGACGCTGATCTGGTTACGCTGGTTGAAGTCTTTCCGATTACCCATATCGAGCGTTTGCGTGACCTGCTGGCCGAGAAGGATCTGACCTATGACATCACGATTCTGCCTCAGCCCGACAGTCACCTGCACATCGGTTTTCTGCACAAACCTCATGTGCAGGTCTCCAATGTACGGTTCATTCCCGGCTCGGAAGGCACGTATCAGGGCGGGCGTCAGGCTATCGCGGTGGATGTACGTGCCGGGCAGCGGTTCAAAGCCGTGGTGATCGGCGTTCACCTGAAATCCGGCCGCGACAAACCCAATCAGGACAAGCGCGATAGCCAATGCAGAGTGATTGGCGACTGGATCACCGATCTGCACAACACCCCCGGCTACAAGCAGCACACGATCTGTCTGATGGGTGACTTCAACATGATCCCGGGCCAGGACGTGTCGAACTTTCACCATCTGGGCGGCGACGACGTGATGGATTTCACCTCCTCCTGGGACCTGCAGGATCGGTGGAGCCATATCCTGTCCAGCGGACGGGCCAACCTGCTGGATGGCTTCGCCGTCTCACGGCGCTTTTCAACGCGTTACATCCAAGGCTCGCTCAGGCTTTTCCCGATGCATTGGGCGTTCAAGATGGGGCGGGCCAAGTTCCGTGATCACGTCTCGGATCACTTGCCGTTCACCGCCAGCTTTCGTTTATTCTAA
- a CDS encoding alanyl-tRNA editing protein codes for MTQALFLDDPYRKSSPATVTALTEEGGIVLDQTIFYARGGGQPGDSGTLDWDGGRIPIATAVKGERGNIILVPSEPSALPPVGAQIDQRLDWERRFGHMRIHTALHLLSVVIPLPVTGGAVAADKGRLDFNMPHPPEDKAIVEGQLNALVTRDLPISVDWITDEELDANPSLVKTLSVQPPRGAGKVRLVRIGEGKDQVDLQPCGGTHVARTGEIGKLTIAKIENKGKQNRRVTIELA; via the coding sequence ATGACCCAAGCCCTTTTCCTTGACGATCCCTATCGCAAATCCAGCCCCGCCACCGTCACCGCGTTGACGGAGGAAGGCGGCATCGTGCTGGACCAGACGATTTTCTATGCCCGCGGTGGCGGACAACCCGGTGACAGCGGCACGCTTGATTGGGACGGCGGGCGCATCCCGATTGCGACGGCGGTGAAAGGCGAGCGGGGGAACATCATCCTTGTCCCGTCCGAGCCCAGTGCCCTGCCGCCGGTCGGCGCACAAATCGACCAACGCCTCGATTGGGAACGCCGCTTTGGGCATATGCGCATCCACACAGCGCTGCATTTGCTGTCGGTCGTTATCCCCCTGCCTGTCACTGGCGGGGCTGTGGCTGCCGACAAGGGACGGCTGGATTTCAACATGCCCCATCCGCCGGAAGACAAAGCGATTGTTGAGGGGCAGCTCAACGCGCTCGTGACCCGCGATCTGCCGATTTCGGTGGATTGGATCACGGACGAAGAGCTGGACGCCAATCCGAGCCTCGTGAAGACGCTCTCGGTTCAACCCCCACGCGGCGCGGGCAAGGTGCGGCTGGTGCGGATTGGCGAAGGCAAGGATCAGGTTGATCTGCAACCCTGCGGCGGCACCCACGTGGCGCGCACGGGAGAGATCGGCAAGCTGACCATTGCCAAGATCGAGAACAAGGGCAAACAAAACCGCCGCGTGACCATCGAACTGGCCTGA
- a CDS encoding cysteine synthase A codes for MTTHKDLAAAIGNTPLIRLNAASDATGCEILGKAEFLNPGQSVKDRAALFIIRDAVARGDLRPGGTIVEGTAGNTGIGLALVGASLGFKTVIVIPETQSQEKKDMIRIAGAELIEVPAVPYSNPNNYVKYSGRLAERLAQSDPNGAIWANQFDNVANRQAHIDMTGPEIWEQTNHEVNGFVCAVGSGGTLAGVGMALQPKGVKVGLADPEGSGLYKLYTGQEAGGNSITEGIGQGRITANLEGFTPDVCYKIPDAEALPIVYDILANEGLCLGGSSGINVAGAIRMAREMGPGHTIVTILCDYGTRYQSKLFNPDFLREKGLPVPPWMDGPGRDVPTVFEDV; via the coding sequence ATGACGACCCACAAAGATCTTGCCGCTGCCATTGGCAACACACCGTTGATCCGGCTCAACGCGGCCTCGGACGCGACGGGCTGCGAGATTTTGGGCAAGGCCGAATTCCTAAACCCCGGCCAATCCGTGAAGGATCGCGCAGCTTTGTTCATCATCCGCGATGCGGTCGCACGCGGTGATCTGCGCCCCGGCGGCACGATTGTCGAAGGGACGGCAGGCAATACTGGCATCGGGCTGGCGCTTGTGGGCGCGTCGCTTGGCTTCAAAACGGTGATCGTGATCCCCGAAACGCAGAGCCAGGAAAAGAAAGACATGATCCGCATCGCAGGCGCCGAGCTGATTGAAGTGCCCGCGGTGCCATATTCGAACCCGAACAACTACGTGAAGTATTCCGGCCGTTTGGCCGAGCGTCTGGCCCAAAGCGATCCGAACGGCGCGATCTGGGCCAATCAGTTTGACAATGTCGCCAACCGTCAGGCCCATATCGACATGACCGGCCCGGAGATTTGGGAGCAGACAAATCATGAGGTGAATGGATTTGTCTGCGCGGTCGGCTCCGGCGGGACGCTCGCGGGTGTTGGCATGGCGCTGCAGCCCAAGGGTGTGAAAGTCGGCCTAGCCGATCCGGAAGGCTCCGGTCTCTACAAGCTCTATACCGGGCAGGAGGCCGGCGGAAATTCAATCACCGAAGGGATCGGGCAGGGGCGTATCACCGCGAACCTAGAAGGCTTCACGCCGGATGTCTGCTATAAGATCCCGGACGCCGAGGCGTTGCCGATTGTCTACGACATCCTTGCCAACGAAGGTCTCTGCCTTGGGGGCTCTTCAGGCATCAATGTGGCCGGTGCGATCCGCATGGCCCGCGAAATGGGGCCGGGCCATACCATCGTGACGATCCTGTGCGATTACGGCACGCGCTATCAGTCCAAGCTCTTCAACCCCGACTTCCTGCGCGAAAAAGGTCTACCAGTGCCACCGTGGATGGACGGGCCAGGCCGCGACGTGCCCACGGTGTTTGAGGACGTATGA
- a CDS encoding helix-turn-helix domain-containing protein, which yields MPKSAKLSGIKSLRCYTIAEAAGVTGVSDRTIRAWIKQGLTAMTDERPTLVRGDALISYIQRQRQGRKLRLSLDEFYCMKCRAARKPAGGLVDCETDGNRAKLSAICATCDTIMHKPIPPASVPTLAKIFDVTLRGEPSQKANDTFETTAQNRH from the coding sequence ATGCCCAAGTCAGCCAAACTCAGCGGTATCAAATCGCTGCGCTGCTACACGATCGCAGAGGCGGCGGGTGTGACCGGCGTCTCTGACCGCACCATCCGGGCGTGGATCAAGCAAGGCCTGACGGCCATGACGGATGAGCGACCAACGCTAGTGCGTGGTGACGCGCTTATCAGCTACATCCAACGCCAGAGACAGGGGCGAAAATTGCGCCTATCGCTTGACGAGTTCTATTGCATGAAATGCCGCGCAGCGCGGAAACCGGCGGGCGGGCTGGTCGATTGCGAGACGGATGGCAACCGCGCAAAACTCTCCGCGATCTGCGCGACCTGCGACACGATCATGCACAAGCCAATTCCGCCTGCCAGCGTTCCGACCCTCGCCAAAATATTCGATGTGACGTTGCGCGGGGAACCTTCCCAAAAGGCCAACGACACTTTCGAAACAACCGCTCAGAATCGACATTAA
- a CDS encoding DUF3772 domain-containing protein — MNAFARIFVAFCLTLSVFVSVGAAPAWSQTTEGSASTELDYDAWETAATAAENLISGGVASTAFFENRRSELVRWRAQFLAAQAANAERIATIQAQIDALGPAPAEGEVEPDSIAARRAALQERLDQAQVPGLAANEAFNRANGLIAEIDTILLERQTQELLELEPTPLNPVNWATALSALADLAGNLQLETAETLSDDEVRTGIADNAPAILGMLLIGFVMVLRGRKFVARLGERFLDGDGRRGRTVLGFLVSLGQLVIPVIGLALIVAALALSDLLTEDGETLLAAILALIISVYAALWLAGRLFPDHEQRAAAFETDPSLRAPMRRTILLIGLLTGLGNLAQVVADLDIVPPAARGVLVVPVHIGLGLMYWRLSGLLRRIRAPMLEGESGGFATGVLGLVATALRVLAVVGPLLGVIGYINAAEALMVPVAMTLFLFGVLLALQAVVRDLYALAFRTSQDAAGEALLPVLVNFVLFAAAAPLLAITWGVRPERLWELWVRILEGFTLGDTRITPGIILAVILVFAAGLLITRLLQGALKSTVLPRTKLDVGARNAVSAGVGYVGIALAALIAVTSAGIDLTALGFVVGALSVGIGFGLQNVVSNFVSGIILLIERPISEGDWIEVNGNMGIVKDISVRSTTIETFDKTDVIVPNADFISGTVTNWTRGNTVGRAIVTVGVAYGTDTRRVSDILMEIAEGHPDVAKFPQPGVDFLGFGADSLDFRVRVILRDINQLVAVKTELHHQIAERFTAEGIEIPFAQRDIWLRNPEALSQSQPPVPEPE; from the coding sequence ATGAACGCCTTCGCCCGGATTTTTGTTGCCTTTTGTCTGACGCTTTCGGTTTTCGTGAGCGTCGGGGCAGCACCCGCTTGGTCCCAAACCACCGAAGGCAGTGCCAGCACTGAGCTGGACTATGACGCGTGGGAGACGGCGGCCACAGCGGCGGAAAATCTGATCTCCGGCGGCGTGGCTTCCACCGCCTTCTTTGAGAACAGGCGATCGGAACTTGTCCGATGGCGGGCACAGTTTTTGGCGGCTCAGGCGGCAAATGCAGAACGCATTGCGACCATTCAGGCACAGATCGACGCGCTTGGTCCAGCGCCAGCGGAGGGTGAAGTCGAACCCGATTCCATCGCGGCACGGCGCGCCGCGTTGCAGGAGCGGTTGGATCAGGCACAGGTTCCGGGTCTTGCCGCAAACGAGGCCTTTAACCGCGCCAATGGCCTGATCGCAGAGATCGACACTATTTTGCTTGAGCGGCAGACACAGGAATTGCTGGAGCTAGAGCCGACGCCCCTAAACCCCGTCAACTGGGCGACTGCCCTTTCGGCGCTGGCGGATTTGGCCGGCAATCTGCAATTGGAGACGGCTGAAACGCTGTCCGACGACGAAGTGCGCACTGGCATAGCCGACAATGCCCCGGCCATTTTGGGGATGCTGCTGATCGGCTTTGTAATGGTCCTGCGGGGCCGCAAATTCGTGGCCCGCTTGGGGGAGCGGTTCCTGGATGGCGATGGCCGCCGTGGGCGAACCGTTTTGGGCTTTCTCGTTTCGCTTGGGCAATTGGTGATCCCTGTCATCGGCCTTGCCTTGATCGTCGCAGCATTGGCCCTGTCCGATCTGCTGACGGAGGATGGTGAAACCCTGCTTGCAGCGATCCTTGCGCTGATCATCTCGGTTTATGCCGCCCTTTGGCTGGCAGGGCGCTTGTTCCCGGATCATGAGCAACGCGCCGCTGCGTTTGAAACCGATCCGAGCCTTCGCGCCCCCATGCGGCGCACGATCCTGCTGATCGGGCTGCTGACCGGCCTGGGCAATCTGGCGCAGGTCGTGGCGGATCTGGATATCGTGCCACCCGCTGCGCGGGGTGTGTTGGTTGTGCCGGTCCATATCGGCCTTGGCTTGATGTATTGGCGCCTTTCGGGGCTATTGCGGCGTATCCGGGCTCCGATGTTGGAAGGCGAAAGCGGCGGCTTTGCGACGGGCGTCTTGGGCCTGGTCGCCACCGCGCTGCGGGTGCTGGCCGTTGTCGGCCCACTTCTGGGGGTGATTGGCTACATCAACGCGGCTGAGGCGCTGATGGTCCCAGTTGCGATGACCCTGTTCCTGTTTGGAGTCTTGCTCGCCCTACAAGCCGTCGTGCGAGATCTCTACGCGCTGGCCTTCCGCACCTCGCAGGATGCAGCGGGTGAGGCTTTGTTGCCGGTGCTCGTCAACTTCGTTCTCTTCGCGGCGGCTGCACCGCTTTTGGCGATCACTTGGGGCGTGCGTCCGGAACGTTTGTGGGAGCTTTGGGTCAGGATTCTTGAAGGCTTCACGCTCGGCGATACGCGCATCACGCCCGGCATCATCCTTGCTGTCATTCTGGTCTTTGCGGCTGGTCTGCTGATCACGCGTCTGTTGCAAGGCGCGCTAAAATCCACCGTTCTGCCGCGAACAAAGCTCGACGTTGGTGCGCGTAACGCAGTCAGTGCAGGGGTCGGCTATGTCGGTATCGCGCTGGCTGCGCTTATCGCCGTTACCTCAGCCGGCATCGACCTGACCGCCCTTGGCTTCGTCGTTGGTGCGCTGTCGGTCGGCATCGGTTTTGGCCTGCAAAACGTGGTGTCGAATTTCGTCTCGGGTATCATCCTTTTGATCGAAAGGCCGATCTCGGAAGGGGATTGGATCGAGGTCAACGGCAATATGGGGATCGTCAAAGACATCTCCGTTCGCTCCACGACGATCGAGACATTCGACAAGACCGATGTGATTGTGCCCAACGCCGATTTCATCTCAGGGACTGTCACGAACTGGACCCGTGGCAATACCGTCGGCCGCGCGATTGTGACCGTGGGCGTGGCCTATGGCACCGACACCCGGCGTGTCTCTGACATCCTGATGGAGATTGCGGAGGGCCATCCCGACGTGGCGAAGTTTCCGCAGCCGGGCGTCGACTTCCTTGGCTTCGGGGCCGACAGCCTTGATTTCCGCGTGCGCGTGATCCTGCGCGATATCAACCAGCTCGTTGCCGTAAAGACCGAGCTTCATCACCAGATCGCCGAACGCTTCACCGCCGAAGGTATCGAAATTCCGTTCGCCCAACGTGATATCTGGCTTCGCAACCCCGAAGCCCTGTCGCAATCACAGCCCCCTGTACCAGAGCCTGAGTAA